A region of Syntrophales bacterium DNA encodes the following proteins:
- the pyk gene encoding pyruvate kinase, giving the protein PDPGVLLEPRQDFILTSHNVEGSREMVSLSYPDLPGEVKTGDRLLLSDGLIELIVVRASASDIYCKVITGGLLTSHKGINLPTGTIRAPFLADKDRQDLLFGLEHDVDYIALSFVKTGDDVRMVKDIIREKGADTPVIAKIEKHEALEHLEDIVGISDGIMVARGDLGVEIPLEEVPLIQKKLIRTANAYGKPVITATQMLRSMVNAPRPTRAEAADVANAVLDGTDAVMLSEETATGSYPLETVRVMDRLATIAETGFPYELFLRSTPKKDIPESVAHASCVLADHLDARAIVAHTQSGLTARHISRFRPRQPIIALSPNAKTVQRLTLFWGCLPRLIEDPHDTDAMIEKASQSALETGEVSAGDTIVVTMGHPIRVTGTTNMIRVKKL; this is encoded by the coding sequence CCTGATCCCGGTGTGCTTCTTGAACCAAGACAGGATTTCATCCTCACCAGCCATAACGTAGAAGGCAGCCGGGAAATGGTTTCCCTCTCCTATCCTGACCTCCCCGGAGAAGTCAAGACAGGAGACAGACTTCTCCTCTCAGACGGCCTGATTGAACTGATAGTGGTCAGGGCCAGCGCCAGCGATATCTACTGTAAAGTTATCACCGGCGGGTTGCTCACCTCCCACAAGGGGATAAACCTCCCGACGGGAACAATACGTGCCCCCTTTCTGGCAGACAAGGATCGGCAGGACCTTCTTTTCGGGTTAGAGCACGACGTTGATTATATCGCATTATCATTTGTGAAGACAGGAGATGATGTCAGGATGGTAAAAGACATCATCCGGGAAAAGGGGGCCGACACCCCTGTTATTGCCAAGATCGAAAAGCACGAGGCTCTTGAACATCTGGAAGATATTGTTGGTATCTCCGACGGTATTATGGTGGCCCGCGGCGACCTGGGCGTGGAGATCCCCCTCGAAGAGGTGCCTCTCATCCAGAAAAAGCTGATTCGCACGGCAAATGCCTATGGTAAACCGGTGATTACGGCGACCCAGATGCTCCGCTCCATGGTCAATGCCCCCCGTCCGACCCGGGCAGAAGCGGCGGATGTGGCCAATGCCGTCCTTGACGGAACTGATGCAGTGATGCTCTCCGAAGAAACGGCAACAGGGAGCTATCCCCTGGAAACTGTCAGGGTTATGGATCGCCTCGCCACCATCGCGGAGACCGGATTCCCTTACGAGTTGTTTCTCCGTTCAACCCCCAAAAAAGACATACCCGAATCCGTCGCCCACGCATCCTGTGTCCTGGCCGACCATCTCGACGCCCGGGCAATCGTGGCCCATACCCAGTCGGGCCTGACCGCAAGGCATATCTCCCGCTTCAGACCGAGGCAACCGATCATCGCCCTGTCACCAAATGCCAAAACTGTACAGAGACTGACTCTCTTCTGGGGTTGCCTGCCACGTCTGATCGAAGACCCCCACGACACAGACGCTATGATTGAAAAGGCATCTCAGTCGGCGCTGGAAACCGGCGAGGTGTCCGCCGGAGATACCATTGTCGTCACCATGGGCCACCCCATCCGGGTAACCGGCACCACTAATATGATCCGGGTCAAGAAACTATAA